A stretch of DNA from Cerasicoccus sp. TK19100:
GCCCTTGTTCTGCTCGTTGCCGAACAGCACCTGCCCGTCGTTGGCTTTAGCGGTCCATTGATACCAGCCCTGGCCGTGGTAGAAATGCTGGAACTCATACACTTGGCCGCCGAGGAAGATCAGACCGAAGACGATCACGCCGAAGGTGTAGCGGCGGAAACTCTCGATCGCGCCCTTGTGCATGGCCGAGACCGCGAGCGCCATGAGGAACGAGCTCATCAGCAGGATAAACGTCGAGAAGGAGGTCAGCTCGATGTCGAAGGTGCCGGTGATGTCCACGGCACCCTCCTGCGGGTGGCCAAACTTATAGAGCTTGCGGTAAATCAGGTGCGTGGAAATCAGCGTGCCGAAGAACATGCAGTCCGACGCGAGGAAGAGCCACATGATGAGCTTCTTGTTCTCGATGCCGGTATTGGTGTGAGCGTCGGCGTGGATTTCTTCCAGCAGCTTGTCGTCGAGGGGCGGATTGGCGGGTTGAGAGGCCATCAGTCAGGTAAAGAGAGGTGTGAAATTAATGAGCGGCGTGGGCGACGGGGGCGTCCTTGGGATTGCCCGACTTGTTTTCGTCGTGCGGTGGCTCGAGGTGATAACCGCCGGGGCCTTCGAGTGCCCAGAGGTAAACGCCGAGGAATACCATGCCGAGACCGGCGATGACGCTATAGCCGGCAAACGGTACGCCGCCGCCAAACATCGCCATGGATATGCCGAACCAGCTGAAGCCGATGCCGCAGAGCAAGGGCCACCAGGATTGGCTGGGCATGTGGATGCCGTGGCCGTCGCCGGGCATGTATTCCATTTTCTTGTCGCCGTGCTTGTGGACCCAGTAGCAGTCGCGGGCCTGGACAATCGGCGTTGCGGCAAAATTGTAGGCGGGTACCGGGGTGGGGGTCGACCACTCCAGCGTGCGGCCGTCCCAAGGGTCAGCCGGGGACTTCGGGCCCTTAACGGCGGTCCAGGCCAGGTTGACGAAGCAGAGGAAAACGCCGATGCCGAGGATGAACGCGCCGATGGTGGCAACGAGGTTCCACAGGTCCCAGCCCATGTCACCCAGGTAGGTGTGGGTGCGGCGGGGCATACCGGTGAGGCCCAGGTAGTGCATCGGGAAGAAGGTGATGTTGAAGCCGGCGATGACGAGCACGGCAGTCAGATAACCGAGCTTTTGGTTGGGCATGCGGCCGAAGATTTTCGGCACCCAGAAGTAGAGGCCGGCCAGCAGGCCGAGGAGCACGCCGCCGAGGAGCACGTAGTGGAAGTGCGCGACGACGAAGTAGCTGTCTTGCTGCTGCGCATCGGCGGGGGCGGAGGAGTGCATGATGCCGGTGAAGCCACCCATCATGAACATCCAGATGAAGCCCAGCGCAAACACCATCGGCACGGTGAACTTGATGCGGCCGCCCCAGAGCGAGCCCATCCAGTTAAAAATCTTCACGCCGGTCGGGACCGCGATAGCCATCGTCAGCAAAGAGAAGGCGGCGGTGGCGATCTTACCCAGGCCAGTGGTAAACATGTGGTGCGACCAAACGGCGAAGCCGAGGAAGCCAATCACCGCGCCCGAGAACACAATAATCGGGTAGCCGAAGAGCGGCTTGCGCGAGAAGGTGGGCAGGATTTCCGATACGATGCCCATGGCCGGAAGCACGAGGATGTAAACCTCCGGGTGGCCAAAGACCCAGAACAAGTGCTGCCAGAGGATCGGTTGGCCGCCGTTTTCGATGCGGAAGAAATTCGTGTTAAAGAGGCGGTCGAACATCAGCTCGGCCAGCGCAATGGTGATGGCCGGGAACGCGAAGATGATCAGGAAGCTCGTGATGAGGGTCATCCAGGTGAAGACCGGCAGGCGCATCATGGTCATGCCCGGCGCGCGCATATTGAGAATCGTCACGATGAAGTTAAATGACGCCGCGAGCGAGGCGACACCGAGGATTTGCAGGCCGACGATCCAGAAATCCGTGCCGATGCCGGTGTAGTCACGGCCGGTCAGCGGGGCGTAGCCAAACCAGCCGCCTGCGGGCGCAATTTGCGACAGGTCCTGGTTCTTGCCCATGATGGTCAGCGTGTCGCCGAGCCAGCCCACGGTGTGCGCAAACTGGAAGAACCAGCTGACGTTCAGCACCAGGGCACCGGCGATAAAGGTCCACAGTGAAAAGGTGTTGAGCCGGGGGAAGGCGACGTCTCGCGCGCCAATTTGCAGGGGAACGAGGAAATTAAAGAACGCGGCCGAGAGCGGCATGACGCCGAGGAAGATCATCGTCGTGCCGTGCATCGTGAAGAGCTGGTTGTAGAGCTCGGCCGTGATCAGATGATTCTCCGAGGTGGCCAGCTGCGCGCGAATGAGCAGCGCTTCAATCCCGCCCACGAGGAAGAAGAACATCGCCGCCGCGCCATACATGATGCCGATCTTTTTGTGGTCGACGGTGGTCAGCCAATCAATGATGCCACTGTGGCGATCAGGGCGGGTGAGGCCAAGGTGGGATTTCTCCGGCGCGAGTTGCGTCTTATCCGCAACGGCGTGGTGGTGATGGGGGTCTGCGACGTGGGTGGCGCTCATGATAAAATGGGTCGTTTAAAAATTACTTCAAGGTCTGCAGGTAGGCGGTGATCTTCCGGAACTGGTCTTCGGTCAACCAGCCACTGACCTCAGCCAGCTTGTCCATCATCTCGGGATTTTCTTCGATTTTCTCGACGATGTGGCGCAGGACCAGTTGGTCGCTGACTACCGCGGTGATGGCGGCGTCGGGGTCTTCCTTCAGCAGTGCCAGCTGCTCCTTGGAAACGCCAGCGGTGGTTAGATTCTTATCGGTCAGGCCGACTTTGCTCATCGCGCCGTAGGTCAGGCCGGAGTATTTGTAATCGATCAGGCCGGCGTCCATGCGCTCATACATGAGGTTGCCCGGCTTGTAGAAGTGAGACTTGGAAATCCACTCAAAGATATTCTCCTGCTGCTTGGCCGCATCAATACCGCCATTTTCGGTGTAGTGGTTGAGAATACCGGCGGCGACGGACTTGCGTTCGCCGAGCTTGGTGAGGTTTGGTGCACTGGGGCCGGCGGCGGGGGAGCCATCAATGGCGTGGCAGACGATGCACTTGCCTTCGCCGAAGAAGAGCTGCGCGCCTTGCGTGATGTCATCCTTTTGCTGGTCACCGGTTAAGAGGGACTGCGGGTCCTTGGCGTTTTGCGCGGACCAGGCCATCCAGTGATCCTGGTTGGTGGGCTCGGGCTTGTCGGCGGTGGGCTGCATTTGGAAGCCAGCGGGAGCAGGAGCGCCGTCCTTGTAGCTGGCGATCCATTCGTTAAATTTCTGGTCGCTAACGACTTCCGCGCGGAAAAGCATGTAGGCGTGGGCTTCGCCACAGTACTCGGCGCATTGGCCAAAGTAGTAGCCTTCCTCTTCGGCCATGAGCCACATCCAGTTCTTGCGGCCGGGGACGATGTCCACCTTACCGCCGAGCTTGGGCAGCCAGAAGGAGTGGATGACGTCGTAGCCCCGCAGGTTGAACTTCACCACCTTGTCCTTGGGCATGACGAATTCGTTGGCCGTGGTGATGCCGAGCTGCGGGTATTCAAAAGCGAACCACCATTGCCAGCCGTAAACGTTGATCTCCAGCACTTCGTCTTTGTTTTCGGGGGAGATCAGGCCGCGCTCCATGTAGGCACCGAGCTTGGAGCCCTCGTAGTAGGGCTGGTCCTCGGGCAGATCGTGGGTAAACCAGATCGCGCGCAGGGTCGGGATGGCGATGATGACGAGCAGGAAAATGGAAGCGCCGATCAGGCCGATTTCGATCAGCGGGTTGCCGTGGCCCTGGGAGGGCATGGGCTTGGCGTCGTCACCCGGCTTTTCGCGGAAGCGCCACACGACCCACACCAGTGCGCCGCCGACGAGGACAAAGATGCCGGTGCAGACGTAAACCGTCAGCAGGAACAGGTCGAGCTGCGTCTGGGCCACGGGGCCCTTGGGGTCCAGGCTGGATTGCGGCGTGGTAATGCTGCAGCCAGCAAGCCATAGGCTGAGCAATAGCAGCCCAGCGCCCAAAATCAGACGAGAAAGTCGGGGGTAAAGTGTCATGTGATTCAGTACTGAAGTCAAAGCGAGCAGGTGCGTCGGGAAGCGACAGGGCTAAGGTGCCGTTTCTTATAACGCTGAATACTTTGTTTAATGTGCTTAGCGGGCGCTTAAATTCAAGCGGAATATTGCATCGCGGGGATTTACCGCTTTTACTGCTCGAAATGCGTATCTGTATCAGTTTCTGCACGTTGGCTGTTTTAGCCGCGTTTACTGCCTGTGGTCCCCAGCCGCCCAAGCCGGAGGCCAAGCCCGCCACGGCCAAGGTGTCCAACGCCGCTGGCAAGGCCGAGACGAAGTTTGTCATCGAGGCCAACGACCG
This window harbors:
- the coxB gene encoding cytochrome c oxidase subunit II encodes the protein MTLYPRLSRLILGAGLLLLSLWLAGCSITTPQSSLDPKGPVAQTQLDLFLLTVYVCTGIFVLVGGALVWVVWRFREKPGDDAKPMPSQGHGNPLIEIGLIGASIFLLVIIAIPTLRAIWFTHDLPEDQPYYEGSKLGAYMERGLISPENKDEVLEINVYGWQWWFAFEYPQLGITTANEFVMPKDKVVKFNLRGYDVIHSFWLPKLGGKVDIVPGRKNWMWLMAEEEGYYFGQCAEYCGEAHAYMLFRAEVVSDQKFNEWIASYKDGAPAPAGFQMQPTADKPEPTNQDHWMAWSAQNAKDPQSLLTGDQQKDDITQGAQLFFGEGKCIVCHAIDGSPAAGPSAPNLTKLGERKSVAAGILNHYTENGGIDAAKQQENIFEWISKSHFYKPGNLMYERMDAGLIDYKYSGLTYGAMSKVGLTDKNLTTAGVSKEQLALLKEDPDAAITAVVSDQLVLRHIVEKIEENPEMMDKLAEVSGWLTEDQFRKITAYLQTLK
- the ctaD gene encoding cytochrome c oxidase subunit I, with the protein product MSATHVADPHHHHAVADKTQLAPEKSHLGLTRPDRHSGIIDWLTTVDHKKIGIMYGAAAMFFFLVGGIEALLIRAQLATSENHLITAELYNQLFTMHGTTMIFLGVMPLSAAFFNFLVPLQIGARDVAFPRLNTFSLWTFIAGALVLNVSWFFQFAHTVGWLGDTLTIMGKNQDLSQIAPAGGWFGYAPLTGRDYTGIGTDFWIVGLQILGVASLAASFNFIVTILNMRAPGMTMMRLPVFTWMTLITSFLIIFAFPAITIALAELMFDRLFNTNFFRIENGGQPILWQHLFWVFGHPEVYILVLPAMGIVSEILPTFSRKPLFGYPIIVFSGAVIGFLGFAVWSHHMFTTGLGKIATAAFSLLTMAIAVPTGVKIFNWMGSLWGGRIKFTVPMVFALGFIWMFMMGGFTGIMHSSAPADAQQQDSYFVVAHFHYVLLGGVLLGLLAGLYFWVPKIFGRMPNQKLGYLTAVLVIAGFNITFFPMHYLGLTGMPRRTHTYLGDMGWDLWNLVATIGAFILGIGVFLCFVNLAWTAVKGPKSPADPWDGRTLEWSTPTPVPAYNFAATPIVQARDCYWVHKHGDKKMEYMPGDGHGIHMPSQSWWPLLCGIGFSWFGISMAMFGGGVPFAGYSVIAGLGMVFLGVYLWALEGPGGYHLEPPHDENKSGNPKDAPVAHAAH